A section of the Cervus canadensis isolate Bull #8, Minnesota chromosome 8, ASM1932006v1, whole genome shotgun sequence genome encodes:
- the LOC122446206 gene encoding NADH dehydrogenase [ubiquinone] 1 alpha subcomplex subunit 1, producing MWFEVLPGIAVMGVCLFIPGMATARIHRFSNGGKEKRIAHYSYQWYMMERDRRVSGVNRYYVSKGLENID from the coding sequence ATGTGGTTCGAGGTTCTTCCCGGGATCGCTGTCATGGGCGTGTGCTTGTTCATCCCGGGAATGGCCACCGCGCGCATCCACAGGTTCAGTAACGGGGGCAAGGAAAAAAGGATTGCCCATTATTCATATCAGTGGTATATGATGGAAAGAGATAGGCGTGTCTCTGGAGTAAACCGTTACTATGTGTCAAAGGGTTTGGAGAACATTGATTAA
- the STAMBPL1 gene encoding AMSH-like protease isoform X2, with the protein MPDHTDVSLTPEERVRALSKLGGNITINEDITPRRYFRSGVEMERMASVYLEEGNLESAFVLYNKFITLFVEKLPNHRDYQQCAVPEKQDIMKKLKEIAFPRTDELKKDLLKKYNIEYQEYLQSKNKYKAEILKKLEHQRLIEAERKRIAQMRQQQLESEQFSIFEDQLKKQELARSQELARSQLRSQETPALSEQIDGSAFSCFSTRQNNSLLNVLADQSNKSDATSCAGHSPPVNRALKPAATLNAVQNLVVEGLRCVVLSRDLCHRFLLLAESNTVRGIETCGILCGKLTHNEFTITHLIVPKQSAGPDYCDVENVEELFSVQDQHDLLTLGWIHTHPTQTAFLSSVDLHTHCSYQLMLPEAIAIVCSPKHKDTGIFRLTDAGMLEVSACKKKGFHPHTKDPRLFSVCRHVLVKDMKIIVLDLR; encoded by the exons ATGCCAGACCACACGGATGTCTCCCTCACTCCGGAAGAACGAGTCCGTGCCCTAAGCAAGCTGGGAGGAAACATCACCATCAACGAAGATATCACTCCACGCCGCTACTTTAGATCTGGAGTAGAAATGGAGAGGATGGCGTCTGTGTATTTGGAAGAAGGAAACCTGGAAAGTGCATTTGtcctttataataaatttataac tttgtttgtagaaaagcttCCCAACCATCGAGATTACCAGCAATGTGCAGTACCCGAAAAGCAAGATATTATGAAG aaactgaaggagATTGCATTCCCAAGGACAGATGAATTGAAAAAGgaccttttaaagaaatataacatAGAATACCAagaatatttgcaaagcaaa AACAAATACAAAGCTGAAATCCTCAAAAAGCTGGAGCATCAGAGGTTGATCGAGGCGGAAAGGAAGAGGATCGCCCAGATGCGTCAGCAGCAGCTGGAGTCAGAGCAGTTTTCGATTTTTGAAGATCAGCTCAAGAAGCAGGAATTAGCCCGGAGTCAGGAATTAGCCCGGAGTCAGCTGCGAAGCCAGGAAACCCCGGCACTGTCAGAGCAGATCGATGGCAGTGCTTTCTCCTGCTTTTCCACACGCCAGAACAATTCCTTGCTGAATGTACTTGCAGATCAGTCTAATAAAAGTGATGCAACCAGTTGTGCTGGCCACTCACCTCCCGTCAACAGGGCCTTAAAGCCAGCTGCGACTTTAAATGCTGTTCAGA ATTTAGTGGTTGAAGGACTGAGATGCGTCGTTTTATCAAGAGATCTTTGCCACAGATTTCTGCTGCTGGCAGAATCCAATACAGTGAGGGGAATAGAAACCTGTGGAATACTCTGTGGGAAGCTG ACACATAATGAATTTACTATTACCCATCTAATAGTGCCAAAGCAGTCTGCGGGCCCAGACTATTGTGACGTGGAGAATGTGGAAGAATTATTCAGTGTTCAGGATCAACATGATCTCCTCACTCTGGGGTGGATCCAT acaCATCCAACCCAAACAGCATTCTTATCCAGTGTTGATCTCCACACTCACTGTTCCTATCAGCTCATGTTGCCAGAGGCCATTGCCATCGTCTGTTCACCAAAGCATAAAGA CACCGGCATCTTCAGGCTCACTGACGCTGGCATGCTTGAGGTTTCTGCTTGTAAAAAGAAGGGCTTTCATCCACACACCAAGGACCCCAGGCTGTTCAGT GTATGCAGACATGTGTTGGTGAAAGACATGAAGATAATTGTGCTGGATCTGAGGTGA
- the STAMBPL1 gene encoding AMSH-like protease isoform X1, translating to MDQPLTVNSLRKLAAMPDHTDVSLTPEERVRALSKLGGNITINEDITPRRYFRSGVEMERMASVYLEEGNLESAFVLYNKFITLFVEKLPNHRDYQQCAVPEKQDIMKKLKEIAFPRTDELKKDLLKKYNIEYQEYLQSKNKYKAEILKKLEHQRLIEAERKRIAQMRQQQLESEQFSIFEDQLKKQELARSQELARSQLRSQETPALSEQIDGSAFSCFSTRQNNSLLNVLADQSNKSDATSCAGHSPPVNRALKPAATLNAVQNLVVEGLRCVVLSRDLCHRFLLLAESNTVRGIETCGILCGKLTHNEFTITHLIVPKQSAGPDYCDVENVEELFSVQDQHDLLTLGWIHTHPTQTAFLSSVDLHTHCSYQLMLPEAIAIVCSPKHKDTGIFRLTDAGMLEVSACKKKGFHPHTKDPRLFSVCRHVLVKDMKIIVLDLR from the exons ATGGATCAGCCGTTAACTGTGAACTCCCTG AGAAAGTTAGCTGCGATGCCAGACCACACGGATGTCTCCCTCACTCCGGAAGAACGAGTCCGTGCCCTAAGCAAGCTGGGAGGAAACATCACCATCAACGAAGATATCACTCCACGCCGCTACTTTAGATCTGGAGTAGAAATGGAGAGGATGGCGTCTGTGTATTTGGAAGAAGGAAACCTGGAAAGTGCATTTGtcctttataataaatttataac tttgtttgtagaaaagcttCCCAACCATCGAGATTACCAGCAATGTGCAGTACCCGAAAAGCAAGATATTATGAAG aaactgaaggagATTGCATTCCCAAGGACAGATGAATTGAAAAAGgaccttttaaagaaatataacatAGAATACCAagaatatttgcaaagcaaa AACAAATACAAAGCTGAAATCCTCAAAAAGCTGGAGCATCAGAGGTTGATCGAGGCGGAAAGGAAGAGGATCGCCCAGATGCGTCAGCAGCAGCTGGAGTCAGAGCAGTTTTCGATTTTTGAAGATCAGCTCAAGAAGCAGGAATTAGCCCGGAGTCAGGAATTAGCCCGGAGTCAGCTGCGAAGCCAGGAAACCCCGGCACTGTCAGAGCAGATCGATGGCAGTGCTTTCTCCTGCTTTTCCACACGCCAGAACAATTCCTTGCTGAATGTACTTGCAGATCAGTCTAATAAAAGTGATGCAACCAGTTGTGCTGGCCACTCACCTCCCGTCAACAGGGCCTTAAAGCCAGCTGCGACTTTAAATGCTGTTCAGA ATTTAGTGGTTGAAGGACTGAGATGCGTCGTTTTATCAAGAGATCTTTGCCACAGATTTCTGCTGCTGGCAGAATCCAATACAGTGAGGGGAATAGAAACCTGTGGAATACTCTGTGGGAAGCTG ACACATAATGAATTTACTATTACCCATCTAATAGTGCCAAAGCAGTCTGCGGGCCCAGACTATTGTGACGTGGAGAATGTGGAAGAATTATTCAGTGTTCAGGATCAACATGATCTCCTCACTCTGGGGTGGATCCAT acaCATCCAACCCAAACAGCATTCTTATCCAGTGTTGATCTCCACACTCACTGTTCCTATCAGCTCATGTTGCCAGAGGCCATTGCCATCGTCTGTTCACCAAAGCATAAAGA CACCGGCATCTTCAGGCTCACTGACGCTGGCATGCTTGAGGTTTCTGCTTGTAAAAAGAAGGGCTTTCATCCACACACCAAGGACCCCAGGCTGTTCAGT GTATGCAGACATGTGTTGGTGAAAGACATGAAGATAATTGTGCTGGATCTGAGGTGA